In Desulfosediminicola ganghwensis, a single window of DNA contains:
- a CDS encoding peptide ABC transporter substrate-binding protein, which produces MKGKQWIKLSGVRNAFYATCMFALITAGSAFAGGTLRVATMGEPASLDPHKVSGTWENYVVGDMFLGLTTENPKAEAVPGVAESWTISDDLKTYTFKLRKTNWSDGTPFTANDFVYSMQRILLPETAAEYASLLYVIEGAEEINSGKAAPETLGVTALDDYTLQVQLVGPAPYFLDLLTHYTAYPVPRHVIEKVGNDWTKPENMVVNGPYKLVEWLPNTHVKLTKNEQYYDAGNVSLDNLTFYTQEDRAAVQKRFRAGEIDVAMDFASDQIDWLRENLPNETRIAPYLGVYYYPMNTSVPPFDDIRVRQALSLSVNREAIVDRVLKTGEIAAYSFVPPGVSYYEKPAEVEWKDMPYPERVKKAKALLAEAGFNKDNPLKLTLRYNTSENHKRVAVAVQSMWKQIGVEAQLHNSEVKVHYADLKQGDFQVARAAWIADYNDAQNFLYLLETRTGANNYGRYSNEKFDSLMQQAEVTADLKKRAEMLYQAEAQAMADQPVIPIYHYVSKNLVSQKVDGFVDNAKDIHRWRYITIKE; this is translated from the coding sequence ATGAAAGGGAAACAGTGGATAAAGCTGTCAGGTGTACGAAACGCCTTTTACGCTACCTGTATGTTTGCACTTATCACAGCAGGCAGCGCATTCGCAGGCGGTACACTCAGAGTCGCAACTATGGGTGAACCCGCTTCACTCGATCCACACAAGGTGAGTGGTACCTGGGAAAATTATGTCGTGGGCGACATGTTCCTCGGGCTGACTACAGAAAACCCGAAAGCAGAAGCTGTTCCCGGTGTAGCTGAGTCTTGGACCATCTCTGATGATCTGAAAACGTATACATTCAAGCTGCGTAAGACAAATTGGTCTGACGGCACCCCATTTACTGCCAATGACTTCGTTTACTCAATGCAGCGAATCCTTCTTCCCGAAACTGCTGCTGAATACGCATCCCTGCTGTATGTCATCGAGGGTGCTGAAGAGATTAACAGTGGTAAGGCTGCTCCAGAGACCCTTGGGGTAACTGCACTTGATGACTACACTCTTCAGGTCCAGCTGGTTGGTCCTGCACCATACTTCCTCGACCTTCTGACTCACTACACAGCCTATCCTGTACCAAGGCATGTTATAGAGAAAGTGGGTAATGACTGGACCAAGCCTGAGAATATGGTCGTCAATGGACCGTATAAGCTGGTTGAGTGGTTGCCGAATACCCATGTAAAGCTCACCAAAAATGAGCAGTATTACGATGCCGGTAACGTATCGCTCGACAATCTTACCTTTTATACCCAGGAAGATCGTGCTGCGGTACAAAAGCGTTTTCGCGCAGGCGAAATTGATGTTGCCATGGATTTCGCCTCTGACCAGATTGACTGGCTGCGGGAAAATCTGCCGAATGAGACACGCATTGCTCCGTATCTCGGCGTGTACTACTACCCTATGAACACCAGTGTACCTCCTTTTGATGATATCCGTGTTCGCCAGGCTCTCTCATTGTCGGTAAACCGTGAGGCGATTGTTGACCGTGTATTGAAGACCGGTGAAATTGCTGCCTACTCCTTTGTTCCTCCCGGAGTTTCTTATTACGAGAAACCAGCCGAGGTTGAGTGGAAGGATATGCCGTATCCAGAGCGTGTGAAAAAAGCAAAAGCGCTTTTGGCCGAGGCTGGTTTTAACAAGGATAACCCTCTCAAGCTCACTCTCCGCTACAACACTTCTGAGAACCACAAGCGGGTAGCTGTGGCGGTTCAGTCAATGTGGAAGCAGATCGGTGTTGAGGCCCAGCTCCACAATTCCGAGGTAAAAGTTCATTATGCAGACTTGAAGCAGGGTGATTTCCAGGTAGCTCGTGCAGCCTGGATTGCCGACTACAACGACGCCCAGAACTTCCTCTATCTGCTTGAGACCCGCACCGGTGCCAATAATTACGGACGCTACTCAAACGAGAAGTTTGATTCTCTCATGCAGCAGGCTGAAGTAACCGCGGATCTCAAAAAACGTGCGGAAATGCTTTACCAGGCCGAGGCTCAGGCCATGGCTGATCAGCCGGTTATTCCAATCTATCACTATGTCTCCAAAAACCTTGTTTCCCAGAAGGTGGACGGGTTTGTTGATAACGCGAAAGACATCCATCGCTGGAGATACATTACCATCAAAGAATAG
- a CDS encoding GatB/YqeY domain-containing protein, with product MNLQETIKSQLKDAMKAKDSARLGVIRILIGEFQRQPEKELSDEKVVGIIKKLIKSERELIDAGGTGDLDYIANLESYLPQQASEEDIKTWISDNIDFSQFGNKMQAMKPIMAHFGSSADGNIVKKILQEL from the coding sequence ATGAACTTACAGGAAACCATCAAGAGTCAGCTTAAAGATGCCATGAAAGCAAAGGACAGCGCCCGGCTCGGTGTTATCCGCATCCTCATTGGAGAATTTCAGCGTCAGCCGGAAAAAGAGCTCAGTGATGAAAAGGTTGTCGGGATCATAAAAAAACTGATCAAGTCTGAAAGAGAGTTGATTGATGCGGGAGGAACCGGCGATCTTGATTACATTGCAAATCTTGAAAGCTACCTGCCACAGCAGGCAAGTGAAGAGGATATAAAAACCTGGATCTCCGACAATATAGATTTTTCACAATTTGGCAATAAGATGCAGGCCATGAAACCGATTATGGCTCATTTTGGCAGCAGCGCAGATGGAAACATCGTCAAAAAAATATTACAGGAGCTGTAA
- a CDS encoding rubredoxin, with protein sequence MALPKDMYQCQIPNCGYIYDPDKGEPKTDTPPGTPFADLPEDWTCPFCQASKKSFRPLAGPGSVLYEGI encoded by the coding sequence ATGGCCTTGCCTAAAGATATGTATCAATGTCAGATTCCCAACTGCGGATATATCTACGACCCGGACAAAGGTGAGCCGAAAACTGATACTCCACCTGGCACTCCATTCGCCGACCTGCCTGAAGACTGGACCTGTCCATTCTGTCAGGCTTCCAAGAAAAGTTTCCGGCCCCTCGCCGGTCCCGGTTCGGTACTTTACGAGGGCATATAA
- a CDS encoding FAD-binding protein gives MGYTPELQELIKRVEATRPERVAMARRNEHYPALTMAERDTVLSKHHPDYQTDAKLKVEVGPNKGDVFQEGVTRLLQSKSIVRPGLVDLTKVDLETDVLVIGGGGAGTSAAIMAADGGCKVIVANKLRHGDSNTIMAEGGIQAASQECDSPYYHYLDTIGGGHFTNQRDLVAALAKDAPLSIAWLESLGMMFNKYDDGRTVVRHCGGSSRKRLQSSGDMTGAEIMRVVRDEARNRADMITVLEFAPAIELLLDSDGKCAGAILFNMETKEFSVVKAKAVVMATGGFGRLHVKGFATTNHYGATMDGVVMAYRAGIGNKSLHSTQYHPTGVAYPEQNVGLLITEKVRGLGAHVLNVDGEQFCFPLEPRDVESAELIQEAMEKGKGIMTPTGRVGLWLDSPMIEELHGPGSVRKELPAKFIQFERHGIDISKEPMLVYPTLHYQNGGINVNGDSETQLPGLYGAGEVIGGVHGENRLMGNSLQDIITFGRRAGINAAKYIQGGVEVKDLSLDHVVKFEKELEEAGVENPAVAPIILPDYSTDEVAENRWSKALTEGTPGV, from the coding sequence ATGGGATACACACCCGAATTACAAGAACTGATTAAACGAGTTGAAGCCACTCGCCCTGAGCGTGTGGCAATGGCAAGGCGTAACGAGCATTATCCGGCTCTTACCATGGCAGAGCGTGACACTGTACTTTCCAAGCACCATCCGGATTACCAGACAGACGCAAAGCTGAAGGTAGAGGTCGGTCCCAATAAAGGCGATGTGTTTCAGGAAGGAGTTACCCGCCTGCTGCAGTCTAAGTCAATCGTACGCCCTGGCCTTGTGGACCTGACCAAGGTTGACCTTGAGACAGATGTACTGGTCATCGGTGGTGGTGGCGCCGGTACTTCGGCTGCGATTATGGCGGCTGACGGTGGCTGCAAGGTAATCGTCGCCAACAAGCTGCGTCATGGCGATTCCAATACCATCATGGCTGAGGGTGGAATTCAGGCGGCGAGCCAGGAGTGCGACTCACCATATTACCACTATCTCGACACAATTGGTGGCGGCCACTTCACCAACCAGCGTGACCTGGTGGCAGCACTGGCCAAGGATGCACCGCTTTCCATCGCCTGGCTCGAAAGTCTGGGTATGATGTTCAACAAGTATGACGATGGCCGTACTGTTGTTCGTCACTGTGGCGGTTCTTCGAGAAAGCGTCTGCAGTCTTCCGGCGATATGACCGGTGCCGAGATCATGCGTGTTGTTCGTGATGAGGCGAGAAACCGCGCCGATATGATCACTGTGCTGGAATTTGCCCCTGCAATCGAGTTGCTGCTTGATAGCGATGGCAAATGTGCGGGGGCTATCCTTTTCAACATGGAGACTAAGGAATTCTCTGTGGTTAAGGCCAAGGCGGTTGTCATGGCTACCGGTGGTTTCGGACGTCTGCATGTGAAAGGATTCGCCACCACCAACCACTACGGCGCAACCATGGACGGTGTGGTTATGGCGTATCGGGCAGGAATCGGCAACAAATCTCTGCATTCCACCCAGTATCATCCGACCGGTGTTGCCTATCCGGAGCAGAACGTCGGGTTGCTGATCACTGAGAAAGTCCGTGGTCTTGGTGCGCATGTATTGAATGTCGATGGTGAGCAGTTCTGCTTCCCGCTTGAGCCTCGTGACGTGGAGTCTGCGGAACTTATCCAGGAAGCGATGGAGAAGGGCAAGGGAATTATGACCCCGACCGGTCGTGTTGGTCTCTGGCTTGATTCACCTATGATTGAAGAGCTGCATGGACCAGGTTCTGTTCGCAAGGAGTTGCCTGCCAAGTTTATCCAGTTTGAGCGTCATGGCATTGACATCTCCAAAGAGCCCATGCTGGTTTACCCGACCCTGCATTATCAGAACGGTGGCATCAACGTGAACGGTGACTCCGAGACTCAGCTGCCAGGTTTGTACGGAGCAGGTGAGGTTATCGGTGGTGTTCATGGCGAGAACCGCCTGATGGGTAACAGTCTTCAGGATATCATCACCTTCGGACGTCGTGCCGGTATCAACGCCGCAAAGTATATCCAGGGTGGCGTGGAGGTGAAAGATCTGTCCCTCGACCACGTGGTGAAATTCGAAAAAGAGCTGGAAGAGGCTGGTGTGGAAAATCCAGCAGTGGCACCTATTATCCTGCCGGATTACTCCACCGACGAGGTTGCCGAGAATCGTTGGAGCAAGGCTCTGACAGAAGGAACCCCAGGTGTATAG
- a CDS encoding 2Fe-2S iron-sulfur cluster binding domain-containing protein encodes MCETTTIPKVATGDRAILPEGARTIPIFVMGKQYEVPETLTIMKAMEFAGFRFLRGAGCRGGICGACPTVYRMAGDYKLHFGLACQTVVEPNMYLAQIPFFPANRADFKLEEMSGLADAIHALYPELFRCVACNLCTKACPMDVDVLGYVSALKQGNIEKAARISFDCIQCGLCASRCMGEIPQYHVAQLARRVFARFIQPQAEHLKNRVADIESGKYDPMLDELSAMSKEDLEKRYVDREREPDMAEPGSWQPQDTSHL; translated from the coding sequence ATGTGTGAAACAACAACGATACCTAAAGTAGCGACCGGAGATCGCGCCATCCTGCCCGAGGGAGCAAGGACGATTCCGATCTTCGTAATGGGCAAGCAATATGAAGTACCTGAGACCCTTACCATCATGAAGGCGATGGAATTTGCCGGCTTCCGCTTCCTGCGTGGTGCGGGCTGCCGTGGTGGTATCTGCGGTGCCTGCCCAACCGTATACCGTATGGCCGGTGATTATAAACTGCATTTCGGCCTTGCCTGCCAGACCGTGGTTGAGCCAAATATGTACCTGGCGCAGATCCCATTCTTTCCAGCCAACCGTGCAGATTTCAAACTGGAAGAGATGAGCGGACTGGCTGATGCCATTCACGCGCTCTATCCGGAGCTTTTTCGCTGTGTGGCCTGTAATCTCTGTACCAAGGCCTGCCCGATGGATGTTGATGTTCTCGGTTACGTTTCTGCACTCAAGCAGGGCAATATTGAGAAGGCGGCCAGAATTTCTTTTGATTGTATTCAGTGTGGCCTGTGTGCCAGCCGTTGTATGGGTGAGATTCCGCAGTATCATGTGGCCCAGCTTGCCCGCCGCGTCTTTGCCCGCTTTATTCAGCCCCAGGCTGAGCATCTGAAGAACAGAGTTGCGGATATCGAGAGCGGTAAGTATGACCCGATGCTTGATGAATTAAGCGCAATGTCCAAAGAGGATCTTGAGAAACGGTATGTCGATCGCGAGCGTGAGCCGGATATGGCCGAGCCAGGAAGCTGGCAGCCGCAGGATACCAGTCATCTTTAA
- a CDS encoding CoB--CoM heterodisulfide reductase iron-sulfur subunit B family protein — protein MKISYYPGCTLKTKAKNLDSAAVASLEALGIEVEEIDRWNCCGAVYSLTADDLIHMVGPVRNLIRAKEQGAEKLVTLCSMCYNTLARANQLMKTDEVKRDTINRFMDDEIDYAGEVEVVHYLTFLEEQIGWEKLKEAVKQPLGELKVGAYYGCTLQRPADVGIEPFGSYELMTNMLESLGATVVPFASADKCCGSYQVLTVEPGENSAAATILNSAAGAGVETIASSCPLCEYNLGKQQAQLQAKGHIESGVPTVYFTQLLAVALGLETEVCHFELNDAKSLELLQSKKCLAAA, from the coding sequence ATGAAGATAAGTTACTATCCAGGTTGTACCCTGAAAACCAAAGCCAAGAATCTGGATTCGGCTGCGGTTGCTTCTCTGGAAGCGCTCGGTATCGAGGTGGAGGAGATCGATCGCTGGAACTGTTGCGGTGCGGTATATTCCCTCACCGCCGATGACCTGATCCATATGGTCGGGCCGGTGCGTAACCTTATCCGGGCCAAAGAGCAGGGTGCAGAGAAACTCGTTACCTTGTGTTCCATGTGTTACAACACCCTGGCGCGTGCCAATCAGCTGATGAAGACCGATGAGGTCAAGCGTGATACCATCAACCGCTTTATGGATGATGAGATAGATTACGCGGGTGAAGTTGAGGTCGTGCATTACCTGACTTTCCTCGAAGAGCAGATCGGCTGGGAGAAGTTGAAAGAGGCTGTCAAACAGCCGCTTGGTGAGCTGAAGGTTGGTGCGTATTACGGTTGTACATTACAGCGCCCTGCTGATGTGGGTATTGAACCGTTCGGCAGCTATGAGCTGATGACCAATATGCTCGAATCTCTTGGTGCCACAGTGGTGCCTTTTGCGTCCGCAGATAAGTGTTGTGGCTCCTACCAGGTACTGACCGTCGAACCGGGCGAAAACAGTGCCGCGGCCACAATTCTCAATTCCGCTGCCGGTGCAGGTGTTGAGACGATTGCCTCCAGCTGTCCGCTATGTGAATACAACCTTGGCAAGCAGCAGGCACAATTGCAGGCCAAAGGTCATATAGAAAGCGGTGTTCCCACCGTCTATTTCACTCAGCTGCTGGCTGTGGCGCTCGGGCTTGAAACCGAGGTGTGCCATTTCGAGCTTAATGACGCCAAGAGTCTGGAGCTGTTACAGAGTAAAAAATGCCTGGCCGCTGCTTGA
- a CDS encoding 4Fe-4S dicluster domain-containing protein: MNAGTLSLESIKKLNELSGENVKLCMQCATCSGMCPMTAEMDYGPRKVMHMAQFGLHNKLAEINTYWKCASCHACTVKCPRGIDIAKVMEALRQQTLRKGTNKIEPSQMSAETIAEMPQIALVAGFRKLTS; encoded by the coding sequence ATGAATGCAGGGACTCTGTCACTGGAGTCGATCAAAAAACTGAATGAGCTGAGCGGAGAGAATGTCAAGCTCTGTATGCAGTGCGCCACATGCAGCGGTATGTGTCCCATGACTGCAGAGATGGACTATGGCCCCCGTAAAGTGATGCACATGGCACAGTTCGGCCTGCATAACAAGCTGGCTGAAATAAATACTTATTGGAAGTGTGCTTCATGTCATGCCTGTACGGTCAAATGCCCCAGGGGAATAGATATTGCCAAGGTCATGGAGGCGCTGCGCCAGCAGACACTGCGAAAGGGCACCAACAAAATTGAACCTTCACAAATGTCGGCTGAGACGATTGCGGAGATGCCGCAGATCGCTCTGGTCGCCGGTTTCAGAAAATTGACCAGCTAA
- a CDS encoding IS110 family transposase, which translates to MDQQIFIGIDVSKTKLDIAVRPTKEKWSTANAPTEISALVKRFEELQPTLIVLESTGGLEIPLVSELAKKFLPIVVVNPRQVRDFAKATGKLAKTDSIDSEIIARFGEAIRPEPRPIKDEQARELDAVLVRRRQIVDMLTMEKNRLRCSTKHVRKDLEAHIKWLEKRLQNVDGDLQKLIQQSDVWRVNDKILQSVPGVGPVLSLALLAGLPELGQLNRKEVAALAGVAPLNRDSGFFRGSRRIWGGRAQIRSVLYMGALTAARCNPVIRTFHEQLIARGKKPKVALTACMRKLLTILNVMVRNQTTWSPTYAEQR; encoded by the coding sequence ATGGATCAACAGATATTTATTGGAATTGATGTATCAAAAACTAAGCTGGACATCGCCGTTCGGCCAACCAAGGAAAAATGGAGTACAGCCAATGCTCCAACGGAAATTTCCGCTCTGGTAAAACGCTTTGAGGAATTACAGCCTACATTGATTGTTCTTGAATCAACGGGCGGCCTTGAGATTCCCCTCGTAAGTGAACTTGCCAAGAAATTCCTACCCATTGTCGTAGTAAACCCCAGACAGGTGAGGGACTTTGCTAAAGCTACTGGCAAGTTGGCAAAAACAGATTCTATCGATTCTGAAATAATCGCTCGATTTGGTGAAGCTATTCGACCAGAACCTCGACCGATCAAAGACGAGCAAGCTCGAGAATTGGATGCTGTTCTAGTGCGCCGCAGGCAAATTGTGGACATGTTAACTATGGAAAAAAATCGCCTTAGATGCTCTACAAAACATGTTCGCAAAGATCTTGAAGCACATATCAAATGGCTGGAAAAACGTTTGCAAAACGTTGATGGGGATCTCCAAAAGCTCATCCAGCAATCAGATGTCTGGCGAGTAAACGATAAAATATTACAAAGCGTGCCAGGTGTAGGACCAGTATTGTCGCTTGCACTCCTAGCAGGCTTGCCTGAGTTGGGCCAACTCAACAGAAAAGAGGTGGCAGCACTGGCCGGAGTAGCTCCACTCAATCGAGATAGCGGCTTTTTTCGCGGTTCCCGAAGAATATGGGGAGGGAGAGCCCAGATAAGATCTGTCTTGTACATGGGGGCTTTGACAGCCGCACGCTGCAACCCTGTCATCAGGACTTTCCACGAGCAATTAATTGCTCGTGGAAAAAAGCCTAAGGTTGCTCTGACGGCATGCATGCGGAAACTCTTAACCATCCTAAATGTCATGGTGAGAAATCAAACCACTTGGTCGCCTACTTATGCTGAACAAAGATGA
- a CDS encoding vitamin K epoxide reductase family protein codes for MPKLINLQLLLALGGAILAAIQTLLVLLQGDLLCLSEGCEVVEQLTTVSPVVFNSVGTLYFLVLFLTLRLGARGARGWLGFSRLLLLAGIAAEGVLISFQHYIAEIFCSYCLIIFSIIALLNIFMGWRQLMSALAAFIAVLLAFSSLQFTSRSQLEINGLENGVYGRLERQSDSKSLYFFFSSSCPHCEEVIETIDENFSCSLNFNPIDELKSAPYEEIVQAENYTPRINRNYLQVNGINEIPVLMIQDKSEVRLLRGKYTILNYLEENCRRVEAVEGPGMSMSAPLTGGSDDSPQLPSVTLPGQLLPEMRIPGAGEGDESCSVDELCEPEPAEGVQGQNN; via the coding sequence GTGCCTAAACTGATCAATCTGCAGCTGCTTCTTGCCTTAGGTGGTGCCATTCTTGCGGCTATTCAGACCTTGCTGGTTCTTCTTCAGGGAGATCTTCTGTGTTTGAGCGAAGGCTGCGAAGTAGTTGAACAGCTTACCACAGTGTCCCCGGTGGTCTTTAACTCCGTAGGCACTTTATACTTTCTTGTACTTTTCCTTACCCTGCGCCTTGGCGCCAGGGGAGCGAGGGGCTGGCTCGGTTTTTCCCGGCTCCTGTTGCTTGCCGGAATTGCGGCAGAGGGTGTACTGATAAGTTTTCAGCACTACATAGCAGAAATATTCTGCTCATATTGCCTTATCATTTTCAGCATTATCGCTCTGCTCAATATCTTTATGGGGTGGCGGCAGTTAATGTCAGCTCTGGCTGCTTTTATTGCTGTTTTGCTGGCATTTTCCAGCCTGCAATTTACCTCAAGGTCGCAACTTGAGATAAATGGTCTCGAAAATGGTGTTTATGGCCGCCTTGAACGGCAGAGTGACAGTAAGTCGCTCTATTTTTTCTTTTCTTCAAGTTGTCCTCACTGTGAAGAGGTAATCGAGACCATAGACGAGAATTTTAGCTGCTCACTCAATTTCAACCCGATAGATGAGTTGAAGTCGGCACCTTATGAAGAAATTGTGCAAGCAGAGAATTATACGCCAAGAATAAACAGGAACTACCTGCAGGTGAATGGTATTAATGAGATTCCGGTACTGATGATCCAGGACAAATCAGAAGTGCGGTTGCTGCGTGGTAAATATACCATCCTGAATTACCTTGAAGAGAATTGCCGTCGGGTTGAAGCGGTTGAGGGGCCAGGTATGAGTATGTCTGCACCTCTGACAGGAGGCAGTGATGACAGTCCTCAGTTGCCTTCTGTTACACTTCCGGGCCAGTTGCTACCCGAAATGCGGATTCCCGGGGCAGGTGAAGGTGATGAGAGTTGCTCGGTTGATGAGTTGTGTGAGCCTGAGCCAGCTGAAGGAGTGCAGGGGCAAAACAACTAG
- a CDS encoding tetratricopeptide repeat protein — protein MQRKRRDWQRGVVNVSRCFFVCVTILIITSCNVKEVGRTVGYSIKGDYYLDVDDPGKGEDKFRQEVELNPESPLTNYYYGRLLLRSEKIDQAIPYLEKSIRLDPYKADYHFWMGVAYGAKNRLKAERDQYEKALVLNSKHLNSLTYLGHHHLKAKRYNEALDLYVQALQIWPESPSVLYNRALVLSRLGRTPEERLAWKEYLAVVPSGALAIKAVDHLNRLNDFSYRNYYFGPRTVMVPEVTFEPFSAQLTKSGKESLGEIGKTAVLMKKGSLQVVVYQKNNKKLAEQRAKSIRAFLYQEYPGLKSSKLGISWFNKPQKVAQKRWNIEESVDFFIL, from the coding sequence ATGCAGCGTAAAAGAAGAGATTGGCAGAGGGGGGTTGTAAACGTCTCCCGGTGTTTTTTTGTATGCGTTACGATACTGATAATAACTAGTTGTAATGTCAAGGAAGTTGGGCGAACTGTCGGTTACTCGATCAAGGGTGATTACTATCTGGATGTTGATGATCCCGGGAAAGGTGAAGATAAATTCCGCCAAGAGGTAGAATTGAACCCGGAGAGCCCGCTGACAAATTATTATTATGGTCGGCTGCTGCTCAGATCGGAAAAGATTGATCAGGCTATCCCGTATCTTGAAAAGTCGATACGACTCGACCCGTATAAAGCTGATTATCATTTTTGGATGGGAGTTGCCTATGGTGCCAAGAACAGGCTTAAGGCCGAGCGCGACCAGTATGAAAAAGCACTTGTACTAAATTCCAAGCACTTAAATTCACTTACGTATCTAGGGCATCATCATCTAAAGGCCAAGCGGTATAATGAGGCACTCGACCTCTATGTACAGGCACTGCAGATTTGGCCTGAGAGCCCCTCTGTACTCTATAACAGGGCACTGGTTCTTTCCCGGCTGGGCCGGACGCCTGAAGAGCGGCTGGCCTGGAAGGAATATCTTGCCGTGGTTCCTTCCGGAGCGCTTGCGATTAAAGCGGTGGATCATCTCAACAGGCTCAATGATTTCTCCTATCGAAATTATTATTTTGGCCCTCGCACAGTGATGGTCCCTGAAGTCACCTTCGAGCCATTCAGCGCGCAGTTGACCAAATCAGGTAAAGAGTCTTTGGGGGAGATTGGAAAAACCGCTGTTTTGATGAAAAAAGGCTCCCTGCAAGTCGTCGTCTATCAGAAAAATAATAAAAAGCTGGCTGAACAGAGAGCCAAAAGCATCAGGGCGTTTCTCTATCAGGAGTATCCTGGCTTAAAGAGCAGCAAGCTGGGAATCAGTTGGTTCAATAAGCCGCAGAAAGTGGCTCAAAAGCGTTGGAATATTGAAGAATCTGTTGATTTTTTCATTTTATGA
- a CDS encoding universal stress protein, giving the protein MQEITQVVVPVDLERHSQKLIDFAMYIAQKMDAHLSLIHVVEFYTSGDMMLGSPSLELLNEERIDRSKEALENLVNDNKQKYSKIDGVVFKGDIVDTIVKYADDKNAGLLIIGTHGAKGLEKILLGSVAERVLKRVHCPTLTMNPYK; this is encoded by the coding sequence ATGCAGGAAATCACTCAAGTCGTGGTGCCGGTTGACCTCGAAAGGCACTCTCAGAAGCTCATTGATTTTGCGATGTATATTGCGCAAAAAATGGATGCCCATCTCAGCCTGATACATGTTGTTGAGTTTTACACCTCCGGCGACATGATGCTCGGCAGTCCTTCGCTCGAACTGCTGAACGAGGAACGGATTGATCGCTCCAAAGAAGCACTGGAGAATCTGGTAAATGACAATAAGCAAAAATACAGCAAGATTGATGGGGTGGTCTTCAAAGGCGATATTGTCGATACCATCGTCAAATATGCCGATGACAAAAACGCCGGCTTGCTGATCATCGGGACTCATGGAGCCAAAGGGCTTGAGAAAATCCTTTTAGGCAGTGTTGCAGAACGCGTACTCAAGCGGGTGCACTGCCCGACACTCACCATGAATCCCTACAAATAA